TTGACGTTTAAGGGTTTTCTAATTTGATAATATGCTCTAAGTAAATTCCGATGAGAAATGAGGGTTCCCCACTTTGTGGAAACAACTAAATTCTTATTTTCATAAGCTTTTCCTAATTTTAATTGCTGCTCTTTTTGCCATTTCCAATGTCTTTGTAACTCGTTTACGGTTTGATCTGGAATAGATACAAGACGGGCACCAGCATCTGTTTTAGTTGTGCTGATTTCCATATTTCGGCGTAACGACTTATCAATAGATATCGTTTTCCGTTCCATATCAATCTGATTCCATTGCAGTGCCAATATTTCACCCTGCCTCATGCCTGTAGATAAAGCGAGGTGGAAGGCTATATATAAATAATGTTTTTTTGCTTTTTTTAAGAATTCTTGTGTTTCTTGCTCATCCCATATCTCAATCCTTGTTTTCTCAAATGAAGGGAGATCTGCCAAAGTTGATGGATTGTCTTTGAGGAGCTTTTTCCTTATAGCCTCGTTCAATCCAGCCTTACAGATGGAATGATGGATTTTTCGAATTGTTGCGGGCGATAACTTTTTTTCATTTAGCAAATGATTATAAAAATCGTCGAAGTCCTCAACCTCTAAATCTGTCAGCTTAATGGTATGAAAAAACTCTGAAACGTGCATATCGACAAGATAATGATAAGTTTTAGCTGTTCCTTTTGATAGAGAGTTTTGGCGTCCGTTCACCCAGTTTTGAAGAAAATCAACAAATGTAATGTTTTGTGGTGGAACATAGGTGCCTTCATTCACATCATTAAGGGTATTGGACATGGCTTTTTCAGCTAACTTTTTTGTGTTATACCCAGAATAACGTT
The Salicibibacter kimchii DNA segment above includes these coding regions:
- a CDS encoding tyrosine-type recombinase/integrase — translated: MRGSVYKTANGYGFRIDYGRDKRGKRKQKRYSGYNTKKLAEKAMSNTLNDVNEGTYVPPQNITFVDFLQNWVNGRQNSLSKGTAKTYHYLVDMHVSEFFHTIKLTDLEVEDFDDFYNHLLNEKKLSPATIRKIHHSICKAGLNEAIRKKLLKDNPSTLADLPSFEKTRIEIWDEQETQEFLKKAKKHYLYIAFHLALSTGMRQGEILALQWNQIDMERKTISIDKSLRRNMEISTTKTDAGARLVSIPDQTVNELQRHWKWQKEQQLKLGKAYENKNLVVSTKWGTLISHRNLLRAYYQIRKPLNVKPITFHELRHTHATHLLKLGFHPKIVQERLGHNSIQVTIDTYSHLMPGLQETAAQKLGNMIFDPPDISNHTSAR